The Veillonellales bacterium genome includes a window with the following:
- the rpmG gene encoding 50S ribosomal protein L33: MRNAVTLACTECKQRNYQTNKNKKNDPDRIEFNKYCKFCKKHTLHKETK; this comes from the coding sequence ATGCGCAATGCGGTAACATTGGCCTGTACGGAATGCAAGCAGCGTAACTATCAGACCAATAAAAACAAGAAAAATGATCCGGATAGAATTGAATTTAACAAGTACTGCAAGTTCTGCAAAAAACATACTTTACACAAAGAAACAAAATAA
- the tuf gene encoding elongation factor Tu — translation MAKKKFERTKPHVNIGTIGHVDHGKTSLTAAITLTLSKSGGAEFMAYDMIDKAPEERERGITINTAHVEYETANRHYAHVDCPGHADYVKNMITGAAQMDGAILVVSAADGPMPQTREHILLSRQVGVPAMVVFLNKADLVDDPELMELVEMEVRELLSSYDFPGDDIPIITGSAVKALECGCAKPDCPWCGKIYDLMKAVDEYIPTPKRDTDKPFLMPVEDVFTITGRGTVATGRVERGAVKVGDTVEIVGMAEKPKSTVVTGVEMFRKLLDQAVAGDNIGALLRGIERKEIERGQVLAKPGSIHPHTKFKAEVYVLSKEEGGRHTPFFSNYRPQFYFRTTDVTGVVQLPEGVEMCMPGDNVQMSIELITPIAIEEGLRFAIREGGRTVGAGVVTAISE, via the coding sequence ATGGCTAAGAAAAAGTTTGAAAGAACCAAGCCCCATGTAAACATTGGTACCATCGGTCATGTCGACCATGGGAAAACTTCGCTGACTGCCGCCATCACTTTGACTCTTTCGAAAAGCGGCGGTGCCGAATTCATGGCGTATGATATGATTGACAAGGCGCCGGAAGAAAGAGAACGCGGTATTACCATTAATACGGCCCATGTTGAGTATGAAACAGCCAATCGCCACTATGCCCATGTGGACTGCCCAGGCCACGCGGACTATGTTAAAAATATGATTACCGGTGCGGCGCAGATGGATGGCGCAATTCTCGTGGTAAGTGCCGCTGATGGTCCGATGCCGCAAACCCGTGAGCATATTCTGCTGTCCCGCCAGGTAGGTGTACCGGCGATGGTCGTATTTTTGAACAAAGCCGATTTGGTGGATGATCCTGAATTAATGGAACTGGTTGAGATGGAAGTTCGCGAACTTCTGAGCAGCTATGATTTTCCCGGCGATGACATTCCGATCATTACCGGTTCTGCCGTAAAAGCTCTGGAGTGCGGCTGTGCGAAGCCTGACTGCCCATGGTGCGGCAAAATCTATGATTTGATGAAAGCGGTTGATGAATATATTCCTACGCCGAAGCGGGATACGGATAAACCCTTCCTGATGCCGGTGGAAGATGTATTTACTATTACCGGTCGTGGTACCGTTGCTACCGGCCGTGTGGAACGCGGTGCTGTTAAAGTCGGTGATACGGTTGAAATCGTCGGTATGGCTGAGAAACCAAAATCGACGGTTGTAACGGGAGTGGAAATGTTCCGCAAACTGCTGGATCAGGCGGTAGCCGGGGATAATATCGGCGCGCTGCTGCGGGGCATTGAACGGAAGGAAATTGAACGGGGACAGGTTTTGGCTAAGCCTGGCAGTATCCATCCCCATACGAAATTCAAAGCGGAAGTTTATGTACTGTCGAAAGAAGAAGGTGGCCGGCATACTCCCTTCTTTTCCAACTATCGGCCTCAATTCTATTTCCGTACTACCGATGTTACCGGTGTGGTACAGCTGCCGGAAGGCGTGGAGATGTGTATGCCGGGGGATAATGTTCAGATGTCGATCGAACTGATTACGCCTATCGCCATTGAAGAAGGGCTGCGGTTTGCCATCCGCGAAGGCGGCCGCACGGTCGGGGCCGGTGTGGTAACCGCAATAAGTGAATAG